CAGCAATTCCGCCTGAGCCGCTAATGACACCAGCGTCAGGGTCTCGGCTTGCTCATCAATTTCAAAACATTCGAGCCGCGCGCCAAAGGGCTGACGGTCAAGCAAGGTCAGGCGTTCGATGACTGTTCGAGAATGTGCGCTCGGCACACAGAAGCACAGCCGTTGCGCCCCAGCCTTGAATCCGGCCAGCCACAGCAACCCCGCCGCCACCATGCCGTTAATCTCTTCAAGCTGTTCGGCCGCACTGACGCCCAGCACCAACGTGGTTTGTTGACCGGTTTGCACCCGCCAGCGTGAATAGCGCTGCGCATTGGCCAGTGGTTGAACACGCGCCTGGCTGAAATGCTGGCGGAGCAGCGCGGTTAGCATTGGCGTGAAGGCGGAGCGTCGTTGTTCGTCGCCGGCCACAGCTTCATCCCGCCACTGCGCAACGTTGCGTAACACCAGCGTAGTGAGGTCGCGGCCAAAACTGCGCGTGGCTTGGAGCCGGATTTCCGCCGGGGTGATTTCATAACTCTGCACGCGCCAGTTTTGCGCGCGGTTTTCGTCCCACCAGGCGAAGATGAGCTTGCCCCATTCGACGCTGAATTCGCAGCCGTCCCGCCCGTCGCCGGCAATTTCGGTGAGCACCACCTCGCCGTGGCGCAATTGCCAGACGGCGTTGTTCATGAGCGCCAGCTCCAATTCATATTTGGCTTGGGCAGCGCTGCTGTTGTCGGTGATAGGAATCATTGTAGGCCCACTTGGCAATGCAGTGCGGTTCGTAGCGCTGGCGAGCGGGCTGTGCTAACATCGCCGCCGCTCACAACAGGATTTTACAACCCTCGTTCAATTCAAGCTATCGGCACACACAAATATCACCGCAGAGCAGGCCGCTCTGCCGGTCGTCAGGAAATTTGTCGGCAGGAAAATTATGGTTTGTCACAATTGTGGACGCGAGATCAAATTGGTCGGGAAGGCAATGCGCAGCGATGAATGTCCGCATTGCAAGGCCGATGTGCATTGCTGCAAGAATTGCCGTTTCTTTGATCCCGGCAAGAGCAATCAATGCGCCGAGCCGCAGGCTGATTATGTGCGGGATAAAGTCAAAGCCAACTTTTGCGATTACTTTCAGGCGAATAACCGGTTGCCCTTGACCAAGCGCGCCAGCGAACCCGTGCAGCGCGACGACGCGCGGAAAAACTTCGACAAACTTTTCAGCAAAGGCGGCGCGCAGGGCAACAAAGAAGACGGCGCGCGCGACGCTTTCGACAAATTGTTTAAGAAATGAGATGCTCGCCGAGAAGGTGTTATGAGTGAGCTTTACCAGTTTCCACCGCAACAATTTCCCTCACCGGAAGCGCAATTTTACCGCCCGACCATTGTGCAGCGTTTACCGCAACATGCGCCCGCGCCGCCGCCCACCGAGCAAATCAGTTTCAAGCGCCTGCTGTGGCACCTAACGTTGCTGGGCCTGACGGCTGTCACGACGACGGCGATGGGGGCGCTCTTTTTGAATGACGGCAAAGCGCCGTTGCTGTCCGGACTGATTTATTCTTTTGCTTTGCTGATGATTCTAGGCTCGCACGAGATGGGCCATTACATCGCGTGCCGTTGGTATGGCGTGGCGGCGACGCTGCCATTTTTTCTACCTTCGCCCTTGCCGATCTTTGGAACGTTCGGCGCCGTTATCAAGATTAAATCCCCCATTCCCAGCCGTCGCGCCCTGTTTGACATTGGCATTGCCGGACCGTTGGCCGGGTTTATCTTTGCTTTGCCAGCGGCCTATCTGGCGCATTATTTTGCCAAGGCTGGCGCGCCCGCCGTGCCCGATGGCGAGACGATCATTTTCAATGACCCGCTGCTCTTTAAGCTTTTTTCTAAGTTACTGCATTTGCCGCCCAATATTGACGGCAATCCGCTCTGGTTTGCGGCTTGGCTGGGCTTGCTGATGACCGCGCTAAACCTGTTGCCGATTGGGCAACTGGATGGCGGGCACGTGGTCTATGCGATCTTTGGCGAGCGCGGGCACCGCTTTATTGCCCGGCTGTTTTATCTTGGCGTGGTTGGGTTGGCAGTGTACTCATATTTGCGCGGCGGGTGGATGGGCTGGTTCGTGTGGGTGGTAATCCTGACCATTATGATGCGCTTCGGGCACCCGCCCGTGTTGGATGAAGAAGAACCGCTGGGATTGGCGCGCGTGTTGGTCGCGCTGATTGGTTTGTTGGTCTTTGTGCTGTGCTTTATGCCGTTTCCGATTACGCTTTGAAGACTGGCTTGCGAGGAGACCCTGATGACACTCTATGCTGCTGACGTCATGATCAAAGACGTGGTGACTGTGAAAGAAACCATGCCGCTCAAAGAGATTACCCAATTATTCCGCGAAAAACGCATCACCGGCGCGCCGGTCGTGAACGAGGCCAACGAACTGGTCGGCGTGATTTCCGAAACCGATGTCATCCGCAAAACCACCAGCATCGGCGCTTGGTCGCCCAGCACGGCGGGCCAGATCATGACGGGTAATGCCGTGACTGTCGGCCCCAATGAAACCTTACAGCGCGTCTGCGAGTTAATGTTCAACCGCCGTATTCACCGCGTCGTCGTGGCCGAAGGGAAAAGCATCTGCGGCATCATCACGACGATGGACATCCTGCGCGCCATCGCCACACATTTAGGGCAGAGCCGCGAAGATACTTTTGCAACCTGAGCCAGCGCCGCCTTCCTACCCTTAAATCAAGACCAACGTTGGAATTTCATTTTATCTCTTGGAGATTGGTCAGCCAGCGTGTGTTGTAAATTGTATGCGCCTGCCTCTAAATGGAGGGAACTGGCTTGCGGTAGCAGCGAAAATGACTACACTGTCCAAAGTTTGAGCAAGCGGTATTCATCGCAGTACGAATTCCATCAACAACTCGTCCCAACAAAATTGGCTTCGAGCCTAAGCGCGCCCTAGGCAAGTACGCCCTGCGCCTCTGCTGATCTTGTGGATTGCGGAGCGGCGGCAACTCGCTAGCCGCCCTTGTGCTGCCTTGATACCGCCACCGCATTGAGGTTCACCCACAGCTTACAGTTCTCCCGAACGCTTCTTTTGAATAAAGCGGTGGGTGTGTCATCCAGTAATTCCAAGTTGTAACCGTACATTCGCGTGCTTTGTCGTCATCTGGCAGATTAAGTTAGACACCCGCCGAATGTCACAAAAGGAGAAAAATGAGAAGAACATTCAATAACTGCCTAATCGCGTTATTGCTGGGTTTGGGCCTTACGGCGACCGCGTTTGGACAACGCACGACCGGCGACATCGAAGGCACGGTGACAGACGCCAATGGCGCTGTCGTTCCAGGTGTCAGAATTACTGCTACCGGTATCTCGGTAGGCTTTAACCGGACTGTTCAAAGCGATAGTCAGGGCGTCTTCCGCATCCAGCAAATCCCTGTCGGCGCCTACAAAATCTCGACTGCTGCGATTAGCGGGTTCGCGGCGACGACGGTGGATAACATCACCGTAACCATTGAGAATGCTACGGCGGTCACGCTGAAACTGGGCGTCGCCTCCACTAGCGAATCGGTGGTGGTTACGACTGATTCGTTGGGAGTGAGCATTGATACTTCCGATAGCAAAGTTCAAACGAACATCACCGCAAAACTGATTGAGCAATTGCCCAAAGGCACAAGATTTACCTCAATGTTGCAAATTTCCCCAGCTACCCGGGCGGAACCTCTTTCCGGTGGTTTTCAAGTGGATGGCGCATCAGGTTCGGAAAACACCTTTGTGGTGGATGGACTTCCGCTCGAAAATTTCAGAACGGGCGTCCTTAACACGGTAAACGCCATGCCGAATTCGATTGTCTCTGAGATTCAGATCAAAACCGGTGGGTTTGAAGCGGAGCATGGTGGCGCTTCGGGTGGTGTGGTCGTCGTCGCGACCAAATCTGGTTCGAATACTTTTCACGGTGAAGTAAGCTCGGCCTTTGATGCCAGCGCCTTGCAACCCCGTCCCAGAGCGGCGATGACCCAATTTGCTTCGAGCAGTGCCTCTGCCGCTGCCATCGCGGCCAATCCGGATTACACTTTTCTGCTCAGGCAGAATAAGGATCAATTTTTGAACATGTACCCGACCGGGACTTTTAGCGGCCCACTGGTTAAAGATCGTGTCTGGTTCCTGGGTAGTTATTCGCCGCAGATCTTTAGAACCACGCGTGTCTCGAATTTCATCAACACTACCAGTAATGCGAATTTCTCCACCGGCCAATATGTTCCGACGCCGCGCTTGGTTAACGGAGCACCCATCGCCCCGATTACCTACAA
The sequence above is a segment of the Acidobacteriota bacterium genome. Coding sequences within it:
- a CDS encoding site-2 protease family protein, which produces MSELYQFPPQQFPSPEAQFYRPTIVQRLPQHAPAPPPTEQISFKRLLWHLTLLGLTAVTTTAMGALFLNDGKAPLLSGLIYSFALLMILGSHEMGHYIACRWYGVAATLPFFLPSPLPIFGTFGAVIKIKSPIPSRRALFDIGIAGPLAGFIFALPAAYLAHYFAKAGAPAVPDGETIIFNDPLLFKLFSKLLHLPPNIDGNPLWFAAWLGLLMTALNLLPIGQLDGGHVVYAIFGERGHRFIARLFYLGVVGLAVYSYLRGGWMGWFVWVVILTIMMRFGHPPVLDEEEPLGLARVLVALIGLLVFVLCFMPFPITL
- a CDS encoding CBS domain-containing protein, with translation MTLYAADVMIKDVVTVKETMPLKEITQLFREKRITGAPVVNEANELVGVISETDVIRKTTSIGAWSPSTAGQIMTGNAVTVGPNETLQRVCELMFNRRIHRVVVAEGKSICGIITTMDILRAIATHLGQSREDTFAT